Sequence from the Verrucomicrobiota bacterium genome:
CCCGACGCAGGAGTGGATGGAATCGGTCATCATGGTCATCACCCCCAAGCATTTGATCGAGGGATTGATCAAGGATCGCGAGACGGATTTTTCCTACTCGTGGCCCGGCGTGGGCCGCTTCCGGACGAACGTCTATCAGCAATGCGGCAAGTGGGGCATCGTGATGCGCTACGTGAAGAACCAGGTGCCGAACTTCGAGGCGCTCGGCCTGCCCGAAGTGCTCAAGACCATCGCCGAGTCGCCACGCGGCATCATCCTCCTGGCTGGCACGACGGGCAGCGGCAAGTCCACCACGCTCGCCGCGATGATCGAGCACGTGAACGCGAATTTCCGGCGGCACATCGTCACCCTCGAAGACCCCATCGAATACATGTTCGAGGAAAACCAGAGCATCATCGAGCAGCGCGAAATCACGCTCGACACCATGAGCTTTCAGCGCGGCCTCAAGAGCGCGCTGCGGCAGGATCCCGACATCATCATGGTCGGTGAAATGCGTGACGCCATCAGCTTTCAGGCCTCCATCGGCGCGGCGGACACCGGCCACATGGTGCTTTCCACGTTGCACACCACGACGGCCTCGAGTTCCGTCGGCCGCATCCTTGAGTTCTTCAAGCAGGATGAGCGGGACACGGTCCGCAAGCAGCTCTCCTCGACGCTTCGCGCCGTCTGCTGCCAGCGCATGTGCCCGACGATCGACGGCAAGATGACCCCGGCCCTCGAGATCATGATCAACACCATCACCATCCGGAAGGCAATCGAGGAAAACCAGCTCGGCAAACTTTCCCAGATCATCGAGGCCAGCGAAGGCGACGGCATGCAGAGCTTCGACCAGTCGGTCTACAAGTTGTGCATGGATGGACGGATCACGAAGGAAACCGCATTCGAACGCGCCAACGTCCCCCAGCGCGTGAAGATGATGTTCGAGGGCATCTTCACCAGCACCGGCGGCATCGTCGGCTAAGGCAGTCGGGTCGGATTGAGCCGCAACGCCGCGCCAGCGCGGGTGCGCGCTTCACCACACAAACGACTTTTGCTCGGCGAGCAATCGGTCGCCGTCCCACAGCGTCACGCGCCATGCCGCGGCCTCTCCCGTCTGCTTGTAGACATCCTTGTCGAGCGTGATTGCCGACCATGTCCCGAATGCGCCGGACGGCGCCAGCGCGAGTTCGAAACTGGACGGCTTGGTCGATGTGCCCTTGCTGCCGATGACTTCGAGCCTGAGGCGAAGTTTCCCGGTTGTGGACTTCGAGGCCTTCCACTGCACGTCGAATCGCACGCCCGAGACGAGCGCCGGGTTGCGCCGCAACAACGACTGGTAGGCGTCGCGCTCAAAGAGACTCGGCGAAAGGCTTTGGCGCCCTTCGAGGTCGAGCAAGTGTGGAAGAACTTTCATCACGCGTCCCTCCGCGCCGACCGCTGCCTTGGGCGCGAGGCAGAGCGCCGCGCCGAGGAGCAGCATGAAAGTGGTGCGCACGCCCGGACGGTAGCAGCGCCGGGACGGGTGCCAACTCTCTTCTTCGCGCCCGCGGCTTCACGCCCGCTTCGGTGGCGCGAGTTCCACCACGTGCCGCGCGCGCCGCCCACACGCGGTTCCGGGCGCTCGGCATCGACCCGAAGAAAACCGAGTTCGGCAACCACGGCCAGCCGCTGCCCATCGCGCACGACGACATGGCGCCCATCAAGGAGGCCCTCGCGTGAACGACAAGCCCGCCAACCCGCCCGCGCCCGAGGAACTCAAGTCGTTCCAAGCCACCCGCCAGCTCCTGTCCGCGCGCTTCAGCCCGTGCGGCAAGTTTCTTTGTTCCGGCCCGATGGCCCCGTCCGTGTTCCGCTGGAATGTCGTCGAGAAGCAGCAGGCCGCCATCGAACAGCCCGACGAAGCCGCGCAGAAGGCCGCCGCATCGCCATCTCCGCCGGCGGCGCATTGCTCGCCCCGTGCGGCCGCGACCGGTTCGTGTGCGTGCGGAACGCCGCCGACGGCCGACCCGTCGCACAGCACGAGCACACCGAGGACGTCTTCACCCTCGCCTTCACGCCCGACGCGTCGCACCTCGTTTTCGGCGACACCTTCGGCAAGGTCACCGCGCTCGACTTCAAGGCCGGCAAAACCGCGCCCCTTTCTTCTTTCCTCAGAGTCGACGCACCCGCAGCATCCCGGCCGGTTCCGCGGGCAACCGTCCGGCTTTCACGGTGTTCATGCGGCCACCAACCCATGCTGCCTTTCGCCCTGACCATCTTCACCGGCGCGTTCCTGTTGTTCCAAGTCCAGCCGCTCATCGGGAAATACATCCTGCCGTGGTTCGGCGGCGGGCCCGGGGTGTGGACGACTTGCATGCTGTTTTTTCAAGTGCTGTTGCTCGGTGGATACGCTTACGCGCACGCGCTCACCCGGCTTCCGTCGCGCCGACAGTGGGTGATTCACGGCGCGCTGCTCGGACTCTCGCTCGCATCGCTGCCCATCACGCCGGGGGATTCCTGGAAGCCCGGCGCGCTGGAGAATCCCACGGGCCACATCCTGCTGCTGCTGGTCGCGAGCATCGGGGTGCCGTATCTCGCGCTGTCCTCGACGGGGCCGCTGTTGCAGGAGTGGTTCCGGCGGCACAAGCCGGGGGAGTCGCCGTGGCGCCTTTACGCGCTGTCCAACGTGGGCTCGCTGCTCGCGCTGGTGAGCTATCCGTTTTATTTCGAGCCCGAGTTTTCCCGGCGCGGGCAGGCTTCGATGTGGGGCTGGGGACTCGTCGCCTACGTCGCCCTCACCGCGTGGTGCGTGGCGAAGCTCTGGAAGGCGCCGCCGGCCGAAGCTGCGCCTCAACCCGCGTCGCCCGCGGAAGTTTCCGTTGCTGGCGAAACCGCAGAGCGCCCGTCCTCCCGCCAGCAGGTGCTGTGGGTTCTGCTTCCCGCCTGCGCGTCGCTGCTCCTCGTCGCCTCGACGAACAAGATGTGCCAGGACATCGGCGTGATCCCGTTCCTCTGGGTGCTGCCGCTGGCGTTGTATCTGGTGACCTTCATTCTCGCGTTCGATCATCCGCGCTGGTATTCGCGCGGCGTCTTCGGGTTCGCGTTCGCCTTGTGCGCGGGCGCGGTGGCGTGGGTGTTGCACGGGGACGTGGATGTTTCGATCGTGCGGCAGGTGGTGGTGTATTCGGCGACGCTGTTCGTGTGCGCGATGGTCTGCCATGGCGAACTCTACCGGCTGCGGCCGCATCCCAGGTTTCTCACGCGGTTCTACCTGATGATTTCCGCGGGAGGCGCCGCGGGCGGGTTCCTCGTGGCGGTGGTTGCGCCGCAGGTGTTCGACAGTTACGCCGAGCTGCCGGTTGGCCTGTGGCTTTGCGCCGCGCTCCTGCTGGTGCTGTGCTGGCAATCGCGCAGCTTCGCGCTCGCCGCCGGGCTCGCCGCCGGGGCGGTGGCGGGCGCGTGGCTCGGCCCGTGGGCATATCACGAGACGCGCACCGAGTGGCTGGTCGCGCTCAAGGTTCACCGGCCGTATTGGATCGCGTTGACGGTTCTCGTCGTGGCTTGCTTCGTGGACTTCCGTCGCGGGGTCGCGCGCGAGTGGAACCGGCGCGCCGCGATGTGCGTTGCCGTGCTCGTGCTCGGCCTCGCGCCCGGCCTGTGGTTCTCGCAGCGGTCCTCCGGCGGCAACGTGGCCTATGCGGGCCGCAATT
This genomic interval carries:
- a CDS encoding PilT/PilU family type 4a pilus ATPase, which gives rise to MSTPAPTPAPANEAHAYFNSILKLGVDSNCSDCHIKVGSPATYRISRQLRSTDFIPTQEWMESVIMVITPKHLIEGLIKDRETDFSYSWPGVGRFRTNVYQQCGKWGIVMRYVKNQVPNFEALGLPEVLKTIAESPRGIILLAGTTGSGKSTTLAAMIEHVNANFRRHIVTLEDPIEYMFEENQSIIEQREITLDTMSFQRGLKSALRQDPDIIMVGEMRDAISFQASIGAADTGHMVLSTLHTTTASSSVGRILEFFKQDERDTVRKQLSSTLRAVCCQRMCPTIDGKMTPALEIMINTITIRKAIEENQLGKLSQIIEASEGDGMQSFDQSVYKLCMDGRITKETAFERANVPQRVKMMFEGIFTSTGGIVG